From Paenibacillus polymyxa, the proteins below share one genomic window:
- a CDS encoding AraC family transcriptional regulator produces the protein MTKKADDFERKKVYVLPPYMLRKLKMNPLTKDLYITDIGCFSHARHHFRERTNGCDSHIFIYCASGKGWIRTKDNQTIVLKERSFAYIPRDMPHAYGADDEDPWTIYWFHLKGDQMDDFMDLFEPFKMYISLAASDEIKLLELFHQCYDLLLNKSYSMIHLVQVSQTIRYLLSFVVSVAARKEDSTYQSHVDKAIRYMGEQLESTVSLDELSQHVQVSKQHLNLIFKQSTGYSPVDYYLRMKIQRASQLLDLTNASIKEISIQLGFRDPYYFSRLFKKIMGCSPLAYRNNLKG, from the coding sequence ATGACTAAGAAAGCCGATGATTTTGAACGTAAAAAGGTATATGTCCTTCCTCCCTATATGCTGAGAAAATTAAAAATGAATCCGCTTACGAAAGATTTATATATTACGGATATAGGCTGCTTTAGCCATGCCCGTCATCATTTTCGTGAAAGAACAAATGGCTGCGACTCTCATATATTCATTTACTGTGCGAGTGGAAAGGGCTGGATACGAACCAAGGATAACCAAACCATTGTCCTGAAAGAGCGAAGCTTTGCGTACATTCCTAGGGACATGCCACATGCTTATGGGGCTGACGATGAAGATCCATGGACAATTTACTGGTTTCATCTTAAAGGGGATCAAATGGATGATTTTATGGATTTGTTTGAGCCGTTTAAAATGTATATTTCGCTGGCTGCCAGTGATGAAATCAAACTGCTGGAGCTATTTCATCAGTGTTACGACCTTTTACTGAACAAATCATACTCCATGATACATTTAGTTCAAGTATCGCAAACCATCCGCTATCTGCTGAGTTTTGTTGTATCCGTTGCAGCTCGCAAGGAAGACAGCACGTACCAGAGCCATGTCGATAAAGCCATACGTTATATGGGCGAACAATTGGAATCCACCGTTTCGCTTGATGAGCTTAGCCAGCATGTTCAGGTATCCAAGCAGCATTTAAACCTAATATTCAAGCAATCAACCGGGTATTCCCCTGTCGATTACTATTTAAGAATGAAAATTCAAAGAGCCAGTCAGCTTTTGGATTTAACGAATGCTTCTATTAAAGAAATTAGCATACAACTCGGTTTTAGGGACCCTTATTACTTCTCCAGGCTATTCAAAAAAATAATGGGCTGCTCTCCTCTGGCGTACCGAAATAATTTAAAGGGCTGA
- a CDS encoding bile acid:sodium symporter family protein encodes MLLTLNRRLNSAMPLITPISILIGVLIGTPLSQYTELSPWLFAFMTFAGSISMGFKDFIHIIKHPGPLIACLFILHLAMPLLAMLLGHLAFSDDPYTITGLILGAAIPTGISSFVWVNIYKGNTALTLAIILIDTILAPFAVPGIMSLLIGANVQLDTWAMMQSLFWMIVVPSLIGMVLNEWTKGKIKQVWGPRLGPFSKLAMALVVMINGSVIAPYLVDFNLKLVGVCLSIIILASTGYAIGYLISWLMRWNNADRTALVFNGGMRNISAGAVLAITYFPAPVALPVVLGMIFQQSTASLVGFLLSRRDRANAKNKRSTLSAS; translated from the coding sequence ATGCTCCTAACGTTGAATCGTAGACTCAATTCAGCTATGCCGCTAATCACACCCATCAGCATTCTAATCGGCGTCCTGATCGGTACGCCGTTGTCCCAATATACTGAGCTTTCTCCCTGGCTATTTGCCTTCATGACCTTCGCGGGCAGCATCAGCATGGGGTTCAAGGATTTTATCCATATAATCAAGCATCCGGGTCCGCTGATCGCCTGTCTGTTTATTCTTCACCTAGCCATGCCGCTTCTCGCCATGCTGCTTGGGCATCTGGCTTTCAGTGACGATCCTTATACGATTACTGGACTGATTCTTGGTGCAGCTATCCCTACTGGCATTTCCAGCTTCGTCTGGGTTAATATCTACAAAGGCAATACAGCCCTTACATTGGCGATCATTCTAATCGATACAATTTTGGCCCCGTTCGCTGTGCCCGGCATTATGTCCCTGCTGATCGGAGCGAATGTCCAGCTCGACACCTGGGCAATGATGCAAAGCCTGTTCTGGATGATTGTCGTTCCTTCATTAATTGGCATGGTGCTGAACGAATGGACCAAAGGAAAGATTAAGCAGGTGTGGGGGCCTCGGCTGGGCCCGTTCTCCAAGCTAGCTATGGCTCTGGTCGTCATGATTAACGGATCTGTCATCGCACCTTATCTGGTTGACTTTAATCTCAAGCTTGTCGGAGTATGCCTCTCCATCATTATCCTTGCCTCCACTGGATATGCGATTGGTTACCTCATATCATGGCTGATGCGGTGGAATAATGCAGACCGAACGGCGCTGGTCTTCAACGGCGGCATGCGCAATATTAGCGCGGGGGCTGTGCTAGCCATCACCTACTTCCCGGCTCCCGTAGCACTGCCCGTTGTACTCGGAATGATTTTTCAGCAATCCACAGCATCTCTGGTCGGATTTCTGCTGAGCCGCCGCGACCGCGCCAACGCTAAGAATAAGCGCAGTACGCTCTCTGCTTCCTAA
- a CDS encoding MarR family winged helix-turn-helix transcriptional regulator: MKEQNIFTLIHAMDQVTNNLLIKWNKMFNENLGVSHILILSYLNNYGKCRPSDLARLLGLTPPTLTHLSGKLVKKELAVRVADEEDRRIVYLQITDAGVGMLNKAQEDGRQLRRELFENLTEEEREALLSVYEKLNKVMSED; the protein is encoded by the coding sequence ATGAAAGAACAAAATATATTTACGCTGATTCATGCTATGGACCAGGTTACCAATAACCTATTAATTAAGTGGAATAAAATGTTTAATGAGAATCTAGGGGTATCACATATCCTTATTCTTTCGTACTTAAATAATTACGGAAAGTGCCGCCCTTCTGATCTGGCCAGGTTATTGGGGCTAACTCCTCCGACATTAACCCATCTATCTGGAAAGCTTGTAAAAAAGGAGTTGGCTGTACGAGTGGCGGATGAGGAGGACCGGCGGATTGTGTACCTGCAAATAACTGACGCTGGTGTCGGAATGCTAAATAAAGCGCAGGAAGACGGACGACAGCTTAGAAGAGAACTATTTGAAAACCTAACTGAAGAAGAAAGAGAGGCCTTGTTGTCTGTTTATGAAAAACTAAATAAGGTCATGAGTGAGGATTGA
- a CDS encoding SDR family NAD(P)-dependent oxidoreductase: MNRLAGKIAIITGGGSGIGERMVDLFSEEGAVVIAADINDQALERASNKTNVYGMKLDVSSDEDWKALSAEVNNKFGKIDILVNNAGITSEKGYQDIDLNDWHKLMSINGYGPFAGIKHVAPYMAAQKSGAIINISSYTAQIGQGFNHYSASKGAVRALSKAAATTFGRFGVRVNTLFPGIIETPMTEALSTSKEMLTHLIQATPLQRLGRPDDVANAALFLASDESSYITGSELVIDGGFSAQ; this comes from the coding sequence ATGAATAGACTGGCAGGTAAAATTGCTATTATCACAGGCGGAGGATCAGGGATAGGAGAACGGATGGTCGACCTCTTCAGTGAGGAGGGAGCTGTAGTTATTGCTGCAGACATCAATGATCAAGCTCTTGAACGGGCTAGTAATAAAACGAATGTGTACGGAATGAAACTGGATGTTTCTTCTGACGAGGATTGGAAGGCTCTTTCCGCAGAAGTGAACAATAAATTCGGTAAAATTGACATTTTGGTTAACAATGCAGGAATAACTTCTGAGAAAGGATATCAGGATATCGACCTAAATGACTGGCATAAATTAATGTCGATTAACGGGTATGGACCGTTTGCAGGTATTAAGCATGTAGCCCCGTATATGGCTGCCCAAAAGAGCGGCGCTATTATTAATATTTCTTCTTACACCGCTCAAATCGGTCAGGGATTTAATCATTATTCCGCTTCAAAAGGTGCTGTACGTGCTTTGTCGAAGGCTGCGGCAACAACGTTCGGCCGGTTTGGGGTCCGTGTAAATACGCTTTTTCCGGGCATTATTGAGACACCAATGACTGAAGCCCTTAGCACATCTAAAGAAATGCTTACCCACTTAATTCAAGCGACTCCATTGCAGCGACTTGGTCGACCTGATGATGTAGCTAACGCTGCTTTGTTTTTGGCTTCTGACGAGTCTTCATACATTACGGGATCGGAGCTTGTTATTGATGGCGGTTTTTCTGCCCAATAA
- a CDS encoding quinone oxidoreductase family protein, whose amino-acid sequence MKAMMLREFGGLNQLKLEDVETPVPGSKEVVVRLKAAALNRRDLLVIQGRYPGTKVPAIPGSDGAGEIVAVGDEVYDVSIGDEVIINLGLNWGNDMNKKRAEFTILGVPTNGTYAQYVKVPAESVYSKPSHLSWEAAAALPLAGLTAYRALVTKGKVKKGETVLIPGVGGGVATYLVQFAAALGAEVYVTSSKEEKIEKAKTLGATGGVNYTADDWVEKLEKLTGGIDLSVDSIGGEVFNKLLSLGKIGSRIVSFGATRGPTPNLLLPNMYVKEISVLGSTMGSQQDFADMVKLIEEHKIDPVLDEIYPLEEVTEALFRMEKGENFGKIVLTIPQD is encoded by the coding sequence ATGAAAGCAATGATGTTAAGAGAATTTGGCGGACTCAACCAACTGAAGCTGGAAGATGTAGAAACGCCTGTACCTGGTTCGAAAGAGGTTGTCGTGCGATTAAAAGCAGCAGCTCTTAATCGCCGGGATTTGCTAGTCATACAAGGCCGATATCCGGGGACTAAGGTACCTGCTATTCCCGGCTCTGACGGCGCAGGGGAAATTGTTGCGGTTGGAGATGAGGTTTACGATGTCTCAATTGGTGATGAAGTGATCATCAATCTAGGTTTGAACTGGGGCAACGATATGAACAAAAAAAGGGCTGAATTCACAATTCTCGGCGTTCCTACTAACGGAACGTATGCCCAATATGTAAAGGTACCAGCGGAAAGTGTCTATTCAAAGCCGTCCCATTTATCTTGGGAAGCAGCAGCAGCGCTCCCGCTCGCCGGTTTGACCGCCTACCGTGCTCTCGTGACGAAAGGCAAGGTAAAGAAAGGCGAAACCGTTCTGATCCCCGGCGTTGGTGGAGGTGTAGCTACCTATCTCGTTCAGTTTGCAGCCGCACTCGGAGCTGAGGTTTACGTGACATCCAGCAAAGAAGAAAAGATCGAAAAAGCAAAAACATTGGGTGCAACCGGAGGTGTCAACTACACAGCAGATGATTGGGTGGAGAAATTGGAGAAACTAACTGGCGGCATTGATCTATCCGTCGACAGTATTGGCGGCGAGGTGTTCAATAAACTGCTGTCACTTGGCAAAATCGGAAGTCGAATCGTCAGCTTTGGGGCGACGAGAGGTCCGACTCCGAATCTGCTTCTACCCAATATGTATGTGAAAGAAATCTCGGTGTTAGGCTCAACGATGGGAAGCCAGCAAGATTTTGCTGATATGGTCAAACTCATAGAAGAACACAAGATTGATCCTGTTTTGGACGAGATTTATCCGCTGGAGGAAGTGACCGAGGCACTGTTCAGAATGGAAAAGGGAGAAAATTTCGGGAAAATCGTTTTGACCATTCCACAAGATTAA
- a CDS encoding MerR family transcriptional regulator — translation MYTVKEVAELLDLTVHTIRFYTDKGLVPGLQRDKNNNRIFNDDSIHWLTGAKNLKKCGMSVEDIKKYVDLCLEGDATIEERYEIIRKQKEAVLAQLEEVKFMAEFITNKEEHYRDIINQVIPDDTNPAYWSKETPITSCPLKTC, via the coding sequence ATGTATACTGTGAAAGAAGTTGCAGAACTACTTGACTTAACTGTACACACCATTCGCTTCTATACAGATAAAGGATTAGTTCCAGGTTTACAGCGTGATAAAAACAATAACCGTATTTTTAATGACGATTCCATACACTGGCTTACAGGTGCAAAAAACTTAAAAAAGTGTGGTATGTCCGTCGAAGACATCAAAAAATATGTAGACCTATGTTTGGAAGGCGATGCAACCATTGAGGAACGTTATGAAATAATACGCAAGCAAAAAGAAGCGGTTCTAGCTCAATTAGAAGAAGTAAAATTTATGGCAGAATTTATTACCAACAAAGAAGAGCACTACCGTGACATTATAAATCAAGTGATCCCGGATGATACCAATCCTGCCTATTGGTCAAAAGAAACGCCGATCACATCCTGCCCATTGAAGACTTGTTAG
- a CDS encoding aldo/keto reductase: MQKVILNNGVEMPIIGFGVYQIKDAKECEQSVYDALMAGYRLIDTAAAYQNEEAVGRAIKRSGVPREELFITTKLWVQDAGYESAKKAFAKSLEKLQLDYLDLYLIHQPFGDVYGSWRAMEELYHEGKIRSIGVSNFQMDRLVDLILHNEVTPAVNQVETHPFCQQIKGATLMKEYNVQIESWGPFAEGRNNMFHNGVLVSLAEKYQKSVAQVILRWLTQREVVVIPKSVHKERIIENFNIFDFDLSIEDMETIAALDMKQSSFFSHNDPEIAKALGTTRFEI, from the coding sequence ATGCAAAAAGTAATACTGAACAATGGTGTTGAAATGCCTATCATTGGTTTTGGGGTATATCAGATTAAAGATGCGAAAGAATGCGAACAAAGCGTTTATGACGCTCTTATGGCAGGCTATCGTCTAATCGATACCGCTGCGGCTTATCAAAACGAAGAAGCAGTTGGCAGAGCTATCAAGCGGAGCGGCGTACCGAGAGAAGAATTATTTATTACTACAAAACTCTGGGTACAAGATGCGGGGTATGAGAGTGCAAAGAAGGCATTTGCAAAGTCACTGGAAAAATTACAGTTGGATTATTTGGATCTGTATCTGATTCACCAGCCATTTGGTGATGTGTATGGTTCCTGGCGCGCGATGGAGGAATTGTACCATGAAGGAAAAATCAGATCGATCGGTGTGAGTAACTTTCAGATGGACCGTCTCGTTGATTTGATTCTTCATAATGAAGTCACTCCGGCCGTTAACCAGGTTGAAACACATCCTTTCTGCCAGCAAATTAAAGGTGCCACACTTATGAAGGAATACAATGTACAGATTGAGTCTTGGGGGCCTTTTGCAGAAGGCAGAAATAATATGTTCCATAATGGAGTGTTGGTGTCACTGGCTGAAAAGTATCAAAAATCCGTGGCTCAGGTGATTTTACGCTGGTTAACACAAAGAGAAGTCGTCGTAATTCCAAAGTCCGTCCATAAAGAAAGAATTATTGAAAACTTCAATATCTTTGACTTTGATTTAAGCATAGAGGATATGGAGACAATTGCTGCACTAGATATGAAACAAAGCAGCTTCTTCTCACACAATGATCCGGAAATCGCAAAAGCGCTTGGCACGACCCGATTTGAGATTTGA
- a CDS encoding aldo/keto reductase, with translation MEFVKLGNTGLDVSRLCLGCMGFGDAKRWIHQWVLDEESSRPVIKKALELGINFFDTANVYSLGSSEEILGRALKEYAIRDEIVIATKVHGRMHQGPNGAGLSRKAIMSEIDKSLKRLGTDYVDLYQIHRWDHNTPIEETMEALHHVVKAGKARYIGASAMYAWQFQKALHVAEKNGWTRFVSMQNHLNLIYREEEREMLPLCREEKIGVIPYSPLASGRLTRDPEETTYRSETDDIQKSKYDATANADRWIVERVANIAEKHGVPRVQIALAWLLQKAPVTAPIIGATKISHLKEAVAALTVKLTTEEVAFLEEPYVPHSIVGFN, from the coding sequence ATGGAATTTGTGAAGCTTGGAAATACCGGTTTGGATGTATCACGGCTTTGTCTCGGCTGTATGGGGTTTGGCGATGCGAAACGTTGGATTCATCAATGGGTACTTGATGAAGAGAGTAGTCGCCCGGTTATTAAAAAAGCGCTTGAACTTGGCATTAATTTTTTTGATACGGCTAATGTATACTCTCTTGGATCAAGCGAAGAAATTTTGGGACGCGCGCTTAAGGAGTATGCCATCCGGGATGAAATTGTAATCGCAACGAAAGTTCATGGACGTATGCATCAAGGACCTAATGGCGCAGGTCTTTCTCGCAAGGCCATCATGAGCGAGATCGATAAAAGTCTGAAACGGCTAGGTACTGATTATGTAGACCTGTATCAAATTCACCGTTGGGATCACAATACGCCTATTGAGGAAACGATGGAAGCCTTGCACCATGTAGTGAAGGCAGGAAAGGCCAGATACATTGGGGCATCCGCTATGTATGCTTGGCAATTTCAGAAGGCATTGCATGTTGCCGAGAAAAATGGATGGACTCGGTTTGTATCCATGCAGAATCACTTGAATCTCATTTACCGTGAAGAGGAGAGAGAAATGCTTCCATTGTGCAGGGAAGAAAAAATCGGTGTAATTCCATACAGCCCGCTTGCATCGGGAAGATTGACCCGTGATCCGGAGGAAACAACCTATCGATCTGAAACCGATGATATTCAAAAATCAAAATATGATGCAACAGCAAATGCCGACCGATGGATTGTGGAGAGGGTTGCGAACATTGCAGAAAAACATGGTGTTCCCCGCGTACAAATTGCACTTGCCTGGTTGTTGCAAAAAGCACCGGTAACTGCTCCTATTATCGGTGCTACAAAAATATCTCATCTTAAAGAGGCTGTAGCTGCACTTACTGTGAAATTAACAACGGAAGAAGTAGCATTCCTGGAAGAGCCGTATGTGCCGCACTCTATTGTTGGTTTTAATTAA
- a CDS encoding nucleoside permease, giving the protein MAMKTRLRIMNFFQFFIWGSWLVTLGSYMINTLHFTGAQVGIVYSSKGLAAIIMPSLAGIIADRWIKANRLYGIFHVLGAISLFIAAHISDPMTMFWVIFFNSLVYMPTSALTNVISYVALEKAGLDTVKDFPPIRVFGTIGFIIAMWVVSLSGFELSNIQLYIAASISLLLALYSLTLPDCPTSNEKREKSWISLLGLDAFVLFKQKRMVIFFLFSTLLGVALQITNTFGNPFLHDFGLNPEFKDSLVVQYPSILLSVSQIAEVCFILAIPFFLRNFGIKKVMLISMVAWTLRFLFFAYGNPSGMGFTFLLLSMIVYGCAFDFFNVSGAIFVEKEVDPRIRASAQGLFLAMVDGIGAYVGAIASGKVVDYFTVDGVKDWQSIWLTFGAYTLVLAIIFAVSFKYKHDRNAMKDVSAGH; this is encoded by the coding sequence ATGGCAATGAAAACACGGCTTAGAATAATGAATTTCTTTCAGTTTTTCATTTGGGGATCATGGCTTGTTACGCTAGGCTCGTATATGATCAATACATTACATTTTACGGGCGCACAAGTTGGAATTGTTTATAGCTCAAAAGGATTAGCTGCGATCATCATGCCTAGTCTTGCAGGCATTATTGCGGATCGTTGGATTAAAGCCAACAGATTATATGGAATATTCCATGTTCTAGGTGCGATTTCTTTATTTATAGCAGCACACATTTCAGATCCAATGACTATGTTTTGGGTAATATTTTTCAATTCGTTGGTTTACATGCCAACAAGTGCTTTGACAAATGTTATATCATACGTTGCGCTTGAGAAAGCGGGATTGGATACAGTAAAGGATTTCCCACCAATTCGCGTTTTTGGAACAATCGGGTTCATTATTGCCATGTGGGTAGTTAGTCTTAGCGGATTTGAGTTAAGCAACATCCAGTTATATATAGCTGCGAGTATCTCGCTCTTGCTAGCCCTATACTCACTTACGCTGCCTGATTGCCCAACCTCTAACGAGAAGAGAGAAAAGTCATGGATTAGTCTTTTAGGCTTGGATGCGTTTGTACTGTTCAAACAGAAAAGAATGGTTATATTCTTTCTTTTCTCAACACTTCTAGGTGTTGCCTTGCAAATAACCAATACATTTGGTAATCCGTTTTTGCATGATTTTGGACTGAATCCTGAATTTAAAGATAGCCTGGTCGTACAGTATCCATCTATTTTATTATCGGTATCACAGATTGCTGAGGTGTGTTTTATCCTTGCCATCCCATTCTTTTTACGTAACTTTGGAATTAAAAAGGTTATGCTCATTAGTATGGTGGCTTGGACATTACGCTTTTTATTTTTCGCATATGGTAACCCATCTGGTATGGGATTCACTTTCCTTCTGTTATCCATGATTGTGTACGGCTGTGCATTTGATTTCTTTAACGTCTCTGGAGCCATTTTTGTAGAAAAAGAAGTCGATCCTCGTATTCGCGCAAGTGCGCAAGGCTTATTTTTAGCCATGGTTGATGGAATCGGAGCGTATGTAGGCGCCATTGCAAGTGGAAAGGTCGTAGATTATTTCACGGTAGATGGTGTGAAAGATTGGCAAAGTATCTGGTTGACCTTTGGAGCATATACACTCGTACTTGCAATTATTTTTGCTGTAAGCTTCAAATATAAACATGATCGAAATGCTATGAAAGATGTATCTGCAGGCCATTGA
- the deoB gene encoding phosphopentomutase: MNKRFQRIHLIVLDSVGIGEAPDAAAFGDEGADTLGHIAEKMNGLYMPNMAALGLSNIKEIQGVPKADHPMAFWTKMQEASNGKDTMTGHWEIMGLRIDVPFQVFPNGFPAALIEELEIKSGRKIIGNKPASGTEILDELGEEHMKTGALIVYTSADSVLQIAAHEEIVPLDELYHVCEMAREMTKNSDYMVGRVIARPFVGEPGQFKRTANRHDYALKPFSRTVMNELKDADLDVIAVGKISDIYDGEGVTEAIRTVSNMDGMDKFIQVAQKDFTGLSFLNLVDFDALFGHRRDPQGYGNALEEFDARLPELLEKLTEKDLLILTADHGNDPVHHGTDHTREYVPLLIYSKAFMEGRELPLRKTFADIGASVADNFRVKLPDHSTSFMHELMIKR, from the coding sequence ATGAATAAACGATTTCAACGAATTCATTTAATTGTCCTAGATTCAGTCGGTATTGGAGAAGCACCGGATGCTGCGGCTTTTGGAGATGAGGGGGCTGATACGTTGGGGCATATCGCAGAAAAAATGAATGGACTGTATATGCCTAACATGGCTGCACTTGGATTGTCCAACATTAAAGAAATTCAAGGAGTACCTAAGGCCGATCATCCAATGGCTTTTTGGACCAAAATGCAGGAAGCCTCTAACGGGAAGGATACGATGACAGGGCATTGGGAGATCATGGGGTTACGTATAGACGTCCCCTTTCAAGTGTTCCCGAATGGTTTCCCTGCCGCTTTGATTGAAGAACTTGAAATAAAATCAGGGAGAAAAATCATCGGAAATAAACCTGCCAGCGGCACTGAAATATTAGATGAGCTTGGGGAGGAGCATATGAAAACGGGGGCTTTGATCGTTTACACATCAGCTGATTCCGTTCTGCAAATTGCTGCTCACGAAGAGATTGTACCGCTGGATGAGTTATACCATGTCTGTGAAATGGCACGTGAAATGACCAAAAACAGTGATTATATGGTTGGCCGTGTCATAGCCAGGCCGTTTGTAGGGGAGCCGGGACAGTTTAAACGAACGGCTAACCGGCATGACTATGCACTGAAGCCTTTTTCCCGGACGGTCATGAATGAATTAAAGGATGCTGATCTGGATGTGATTGCTGTAGGGAAAATTTCAGATATTTATGATGGGGAAGGCGTTACTGAGGCGATCCGAACGGTATCTAACATGGATGGAATGGACAAGTTTATTCAAGTTGCGCAGAAGGATTTTACGGGCTTGTCTTTTTTAAACCTGGTTGACTTTGATGCCCTTTTTGGTCACCGCCGAGATCCGCAAGGGTATGGCAATGCACTGGAGGAATTTGATGCTCGGTTGCCAGAACTGTTAGAAAAGCTTACCGAGAAGGATTTGCTTATATTGACTGCGGACCATGGAAATGACCCGGTTCATCACGGAACCGATCATACACGTGAATATGTGCCGCTACTCATCTACTCCAAAGCGTTTATGGAAGGCCGAGAGCTGCCTCTTCGCAAAACGTTTGCAGACATTGGAGCATCCGTTGCTGACAACTTTAGGGTCAAATTGCCAGACCACAGTACCAGTTTTATGCATGAATTAATGATAAAAAGATAA
- a CDS encoding nucleoside deaminase, which produces MKNKDEIFMKKAIEVALQSRNEGNEPFGAILVKGEEVVMVGENKINTFCDPTHHAEIGLIRKFCSENNIFNLSEYTLYTSCEPCVMCSGAMVWSNLGKIVYSVSHDQLAEIAGSNIMIACNEVFEKSPQRPELVEQVLNEEGLKVFDGYKFSH; this is translated from the coding sequence ATGAAGAACAAAGATGAAATCTTTATGAAAAAGGCAATTGAGGTTGCTCTACAATCCCGAAATGAAGGAAATGAGCCCTTTGGTGCGATATTGGTCAAAGGGGAGGAAGTCGTAATGGTTGGGGAAAATAAAATTAATACGTTTTGTGATCCAACGCATCATGCAGAAATCGGTTTAATCCGGAAGTTTTGTTCTGAAAACAATATATTTAATTTGAGCGAATACACTTTGTATACAAGTTGTGAACCTTGCGTTATGTGTTCGGGGGCCATGGTGTGGTCTAATCTGGGCAAAATAGTATACAGCGTATCACATGATCAGTTAGCTGAAATCGCCGGGAGCAACATCATGATTGCTTGCAATGAAGTGTTTGAGAAAAGCCCTCAAAGACCTGAACTGGTTGAACAAGTACTCAACGAAGAAGGTTTAAAAGTATTTGATGGATACAAATTTTCTCATTAA
- a CDS encoding EamA family transporter, producing MKGYIYVILGAICYGLLSTFVKLAYKDGYIVNDVVGIQLLLGSILLWGGVLVTKGTKSTKQKKFVTPGKREIILLVTVGATTGLTGMFYYLSLQYISASLAIVLLFQFTWIGVLLEAIFNRRIPEKGKLLSIIPLLIGTISATNIYSTGISAVHWLGFLYGLLAALSYSIFMIVSGRVAVQANPMMKTAFMTTGGLIVCSIILPPTFLTDGKLLLQLAVQYGFVLAFVGPFLSTLLFSKGVPLVGSGIASILGAMELPTALLMSVFVLNEHIGVPQYVGIVLILIGISLPKLLKKVKRTS from the coding sequence ATGAAAGGGTATATATATGTCATATTAGGTGCAATTTGTTATGGTTTATTATCGACTTTTGTGAAATTAGCCTATAAAGATGGTTATATCGTGAATGATGTTGTTGGAATACAGCTCCTCTTAGGATCGATATTATTATGGGGCGGAGTGCTGGTTACTAAAGGCACGAAGAGTACAAAACAGAAGAAGTTCGTAACGCCAGGTAAAAGGGAAATAATATTATTAGTTACCGTAGGGGCTACAACGGGGCTTACAGGAATGTTTTATTATCTTTCACTTCAATATATTTCAGCTTCTTTGGCGATTGTACTCCTTTTTCAGTTTACATGGATCGGTGTGTTGCTAGAGGCAATTTTCAATAGAAGAATTCCTGAAAAAGGAAAGTTACTATCCATCATTCCTTTACTTATCGGAACGATAAGCGCAACTAATATTTATTCAACTGGAATTTCAGCCGTTCATTGGCTTGGCTTTTTGTATGGTCTGCTTGCAGCATTATCTTATTCTATTTTTATGATCGTTAGTGGTAGGGTCGCCGTTCAAGCAAATCCGATGATGAAGACAGCTTTCATGACTACCGGAGGCCTCATCGTTTGTTCGATCATTTTACCTCCAACGTTTTTAACAGACGGAAAGCTTTTATTACAACTGGCTGTACAATACGGGTTTGTTTTAGCTTTTGTCGGTCCCTTCCTATCCACACTGCTTTTCTCTAAAGGTGTTCCGTTAGTGGGATCAGGAATAGCATCAATATTAGGTGCAATGGAGCTTCCAACAGCCTTATTAATGTCTGTCTTTGTCCTGAATGAGCACATTGGTGTTCCGCAATATGTAGGGATCGTTCTTATCTTAATTGGAATATCATTACCAAAATTACTGAAAAAAGTAAAAAGGACATCTTAA